From the Flavimarina sp. Hel_I_48 genome, one window contains:
- a CDS encoding glycosyltransferase family 4 protein yields MIPIVFVILAFSTAFIISIITLPEIIKVIMGREVFDTPGGRKLHVGNIPTMGGAAIFVGFILSALVWVPMENLGTFKYLFFALILLAFTGIRDDMVALSSLNKFIVQLLAACVVVGLGGVSINSFYTFGIDFAFPEWLSFAISVFVIVGLTNSFNLVDGIDGLAASIALVCILFLGVWFYMTGFTNLALVCGAMCGAVLAFICFNWHPAKIFMGDTGSLFVGFFCAVVLIIFLNKNQELPSTEILKIKNSVSLAMVLFIYPIFDTSRIMLIRLSQRRSPFAPDKLHIHSLLLRLGLKHHQISIIVGVSSVLGILLCLILDNYVLDSIAVLIGFLCCLIISFTISKRVKKFKSNRKTIIIKKAK; encoded by the coding sequence TTGATACCTATTGTATTTGTAATACTAGCTTTCTCTACTGCTTTTATTATCAGTATTATCACGTTGCCTGAAATTATAAAAGTGATTATGGGCAGGGAGGTCTTTGATACTCCAGGAGGTCGAAAACTTCATGTAGGAAACATTCCTACAATGGGTGGGGCCGCTATTTTTGTTGGTTTTATTCTTTCTGCTCTTGTTTGGGTTCCCATGGAAAATCTTGGAACTTTTAAGTATCTCTTTTTTGCTTTGATTTTACTTGCTTTTACCGGCATACGAGACGATATGGTTGCATTGTCATCTCTCAATAAATTTATTGTGCAGCTATTGGCAGCTTGTGTGGTTGTTGGTCTGGGGGGAGTATCTATAAATTCTTTTTATACTTTCGGGATTGATTTCGCTTTTCCTGAGTGGTTAAGTTTTGCAATTAGTGTCTTTGTTATAGTAGGTTTGACAAACTCCTTTAATCTTGTTGATGGTATAGACGGTCTTGCAGCATCAATAGCATTGGTTTGCATACTATTTCTTGGGGTATGGTTTTACATGACCGGCTTTACAAACCTGGCACTTGTTTGCGGTGCCATGTGTGGAGCGGTACTTGCCTTCATATGCTTTAACTGGCATCCGGCCAAAATCTTTATGGGGGACACAGGATCCTTGTTTGTGGGATTTTTCTGTGCTGTCGTTTTAATTATATTTTTGAACAAAAATCAAGAGCTTCCTTCTACTGAAATTCTTAAGATAAAAAATAGCGTGAGTTTGGCTATGGTGTTATTTATCTATCCCATTTTTGATACATCGCGCATTATGTTAATACGATTATCTCAAAGGCGGTCACCCTTTGCACCAGACAAGTTGCATATTCATTCTTTACTTTTACGATTGGGATTAAAGCACCATCAAATCTCGATTATCGTGGGTGTTTCAAGTGTTTTGGGAATTCTGCTTTGCCTGATCCTGGATAATTATGTGTTAGATAGTATTGCTGTTTTAATAGGGTTCCTATGTTGTTTGATAATAAGTTTTACAATTTCTAAGCGTGTAAAGAAATTTAAAAGCAACAGAAAGACAATAATAATTAAGAAAGCCAAATGA
- a CDS encoding S8 family serine peptidase yields MKIILILLFISFSVHAQQEDALVYLVDKENVEEFINQPNTILSQRSIDRKGRHSTPIDSRDVPVNEEFITILKNKEHVQVLAKSKWMNSVYIRGDLTEIEKLKDLYFVASIEFLNKTLNQPNLEKDELPKNSVVYNVRDYNYGSALNQTQMISLESLHDRGLNGDGMHIAIMDSGFPNITENPAYSSLISEGRLLGTYDFVDRSRNVQGFGTHGSQTLSVMAGLKENEFIGTAPQASYYLFRTEFTPSENPVEEAWWVEALERADSLGIDVVNTSLGYRDFDESKYNYGYEDLDGNTTISARGANIGFEKGMLIVTSAGNDGQATFNTVATPADSPGVLSIGAVDSLGEYAAFSSMGPTVDGRIKPDVMAQGKSTAILDTNGNLDFVNGTSFSSPIIAGAAACLWEGLPSLKNSQIMDLIRESGSQYLNPSNEMGYGIPNFESTYQKGLLLKLNNDFFQDRFGIAENPVASEVVFSIPHGILHADIQFFDVLGKKILQTKITNSANRVNVSQFDSGIYIALITSGRISNSFKIIKR; encoded by the coding sequence ATGAAAATTATTCTTATTCTCTTATTTATCTCCTTTTCGGTACATGCGCAGCAAGAAGACGCCCTTGTTTATCTTGTTGATAAAGAGAATGTAGAAGAATTTATTAATCAACCAAATACGATACTTAGTCAAAGGTCAATTGATAGAAAGGGTAGGCATAGTACACCAATCGATAGTAGGGATGTCCCGGTAAATGAAGAATTCATAACTATTTTAAAGAACAAAGAACATGTTCAGGTACTTGCCAAATCAAAATGGATGAATAGCGTCTACATACGTGGTGACCTAACGGAAATTGAAAAATTGAAAGATCTGTATTTTGTAGCATCTATTGAATTTTTGAATAAAACATTGAACCAGCCAAATTTAGAAAAGGATGAACTTCCTAAAAATAGTGTTGTATACAATGTTCGCGATTACAATTATGGTAGTGCTTTAAATCAAACGCAGATGATATCCCTGGAAAGTTTACATGACAGAGGCTTGAATGGGGATGGGATGCATATTGCAATAATGGATAGTGGATTTCCAAACATTACTGAAAATCCGGCATATTCATCCCTTATTTCGGAAGGTAGATTACTTGGTACTTATGATTTTGTAGATCGTAGCAGAAATGTTCAGGGATTTGGCACACATGGTAGCCAGACATTAAGTGTAATGGCTGGTCTCAAAGAAAATGAATTTATAGGAACTGCGCCACAAGCTTCGTATTATTTATTTCGAACTGAATTTACCCCATCAGAAAATCCTGTAGAAGAAGCATGGTGGGTTGAAGCGCTCGAGCGTGCTGATAGTTTGGGCATTGATGTGGTCAACACCTCATTAGGTTATCGCGATTTCGATGAAAGTAAATACAATTATGGTTATGAAGATCTTGATGGAAACACTACAATTTCCGCACGCGGTGCAAACATAGGTTTTGAAAAGGGGATGTTAATTGTTACATCTGCTGGAAATGATGGTCAAGCAACCTTTAATACGGTTGCTACTCCAGCTGATTCACCTGGAGTACTTTCTATTGGTGCTGTAGATTCATTGGGAGAATATGCTGCCTTCAGTTCTATGGGGCCCACGGTGGATGGTCGTATTAAGCCAGATGTTATGGCACAGGGTAAAAGCACGGCGATATTAGACACCAATGGCAACCTGGATTTCGTAAATGGCACCTCTTTTAGTTCACCTATAATTGCCGGTGCAGCAGCTTGTTTATGGGAAGGATTACCCTCTTTAAAAAATTCACAGATTATGGATCTGATTCGTGAATCAGGAAGTCAATACTTAAACCCTAGTAATGAGATGGGATATGGTATTCCTAATTTTGAAAGTACCTATCAAAAAGGTCTTCTTTTGAAACTTAATAATGATTTCTTTCAAGATCGCTTTGGGATTGCTGAAAATCCAGTAGCTAGTGAGGTGGTTTTTTCTATTCCACATGGGATTTTACATGCTGATATTCAGTTTTTTGATGTTTTAGGTAAAAAAATTCTACAAACGAAAATCACGAATTCTGCGAATCGTGTGAATGTATCGCAATTTGATTCTGGGATCTACATCGCATTGATTACTAGTGGCAGAATATCAAATAGCTTTAAAATTATCAAGCGCTAA
- a CDS encoding polysaccharide biosynthesis/export family protein, with protein sequence MNRFIQFVLVPFALLLILNSCVSKKDVLYFQDIENLREQQDSITYNTIIRPDDLLTITVSALNPETVVPFNPPLVSTPSGDGTINGARQIQTYLVDKDGTIEFPVLGSLELGGMTRQAATRTIKEKLATYVIDPIINLRILNFTISVLGEVQRPGTFTVNDERVTILEALGLAGDMTIFGEREKVQVIREENGKTRYGVLDFTSVDLINSPFYYMQQNDVIIVPPNGAQIQSSGFNRNTSVFISVAGIIISVISIFTR encoded by the coding sequence TTGAATCGATTTATCCAGTTTGTTTTAGTTCCATTTGCCTTGCTTTTAATCCTGAATTCATGTGTTTCAAAGAAGGATGTGCTTTATTTTCAGGATATCGAAAATCTAAGGGAACAGCAGGATTCAATTACCTATAATACCATTATCCGTCCAGATGATCTCCTGACCATAACAGTATCCGCCCTAAATCCTGAAACCGTTGTACCTTTTAATCCTCCGCTTGTAAGTACACCTAGTGGTGATGGTACCATCAATGGTGCACGCCAGATACAGACTTATTTAGTAGATAAAGATGGTACAATTGAATTTCCTGTACTGGGAAGTTTAGAATTGGGAGGAATGACAAGACAGGCAGCGACTCGGACTATTAAAGAAAAACTTGCTACTTACGTCATTGATCCTATTATCAACTTGCGCATTTTAAATTTTACTATTTCAGTACTGGGAGAAGTGCAGCGGCCGGGAACATTTACTGTAAATGATGAGCGAGTAACAATTCTGGAAGCATTAGGGCTTGCTGGCGATATGACAATTTTTGGGGAACGGGAGAAAGTCCAGGTGATACGGGAAGAAAACGGTAAAACAAGATATGGCGTACTTGATTTTACATCCGTAGATCTTATCAATTCCCCATTTTATTATATGCAGCAAAATGATGTAATCATTGTACCTCCTAATGGCGCCCAGATACAAAGTTCAGGATTTAATAGGAATACATCGGTCTTCATTTCTGTGGCGGGAATTATAATTTCAGTAATCTCTATTTTTACAAGATAA